TAATCTATTATTTGGATTTCTAGCTATTGGTTTGTCAATTATAATATTATCTTTTAAAGGCAAATCAATTATTGCTAAATAATATCTTCCCATAGTTTTGTCTTCAAGTTGTTTTGATAATGCTACATGTGCTTCATTTGTTTTTGCCACAACCATAACACCACTTGTACCCTTATCTAATCTATGGACAATACCATGTCTTTCTTCTCCACTAATAGTAGAAAGTGATATATCTTTAGTTTTTAACCAATCCACTAAAGTAGGTTCTTTTACACTTGCAGCTGGATGTACTACTAAATTATATGGTTTATTTATTACTAAAATATGTTCATCTTCATATATTATTTCAACATCAAAGTCAACATCAAAACTAATACTCTCTTCAACTTCTGGAAGCTCCACTAAAATTTCTTGATTTTCTTTTAATTTATAACCTGTTTTTGCGATGATTTTATCATCAACTTTCACATACTCTTTTTTTATAAGTTGTTCTATTTGGTTCCTTGACTCACCAAGCTTTTCAGACAAAAATTTATCTAGTCTTGATTCTTCTAAAACAATAAAGTTTTTATACATATTTTGATACTCTTTCATTATGAGATTTATTGACAAAAGAATTATTTCGCAATTTGATTATCCCTTGATTGCTTTTATTATACCATTAATAGCATTATCTTACCAATTAGTTAGTGAAATAAATGAAAACTTAGCCCAAAGACAGCTTGGATATTATGCACTTTCTATATTTCTATTTTTTGGTGTATTCATTTTACCCTTAAGAAGAAACTTAAGAATTATTCCCTTCCTTTATTGGCTTGGAGTTGCTTTATTAATAGGTGTAAACATATTTGGTATTTCAAAACTTGGTGCTCAAAGATGGATTGAAATACCTTTTATTGATATGACAATTCAACCCTCAGAATTAATAAAACCTATATTTTTATTAATGATTGGATATTTGGTTAAAAATAGACCACCTCCAATAGGTGGATATGATTTAAAAGACTTCTTATATTTTTCAATATATATTCTAATTCCTTTTATTTCAATAGCAAAAGAGCCAGATTTAGGTACTGCTTTGATACTTTTATTAGTAGGATATGGAGTATTATTTATTATTGGAGTTAATTGGCGAATATGGGCAA
This portion of the Arcobacter nitrofigilis DSM 7299 genome encodes:
- a CDS encoding RluA family pseudouridine synthase; protein product: MYKNFIVLEESRLDKFLSEKLGESRNQIEQLIKKEYVKVDDKIIAKTGYKLKENQEILVELPEVEESISFDVDFDVEIIYEDEHILVINKPYNLVVHPAASVKEPTLVDWLKTKDISLSTISGEERHGIVHRLDKGTSGVMVVAKTNEAHVALSKQLEDKTMGRYYLAIIDLPLKDNIIIDKPIARNPNNRLKMGIVEKGKNAKTAFAKIALSEDEKYELICCKLFTGRTHQIRVHLNSINRHILGDNLYGFKGELNKINRFYLHAFNLYLIHPITNEKMDFKANITNDINKFLNENFNMETINDKMDKNFINSAFNFID